A genomic segment from Odontesthes bonariensis isolate fOdoBon6 chromosome 8, fOdoBon6.hap1, whole genome shotgun sequence encodes:
- the LOC142385106 gene encoding FYVE, RhoGEF and PH domain-containing protein 4-like yields the protein MGKLRTPSPVQKRMGSYSSAKSSKSWLGLHRISGDKPERQEKKKSLSVPDLIVYMNEDRIPAGEGGCSPLKLLQAASRNGPGITVKAPPDRRLSPAAAGRPQGKRWSAGNGRGACEEMEEGGTPTRHGSRFSCEWTKTPTGDERILKDPPGEEEEMSEPKEEEDSGQKLYQIAAELLQTERAYVARLHLLDQVFCSRLTEEAERGSFPPDVVRNIFSNISTIYSFHSQFLLPDLENCICHWGGSPGLGEALLKHAPFLRMYADYVRNFDQAMELLRTWTERSSAFRSIIQDIQRREVCGSLTLQHHMLEPVQRVPRYEMLLKDYLKRLPEDNADYQLAQKSLQVISMAATHSNSAIQKAESLKRLLEIYEMVGEEEVVNPTNEFLREGRLLKLAARNASATERHLFLFNNFLLCCSPKFSLVGQRFTVRCRIGVDGMQVHQTTNEDHPYTFQVSGKERTLELQASSEQDRDEWIKVIQEAIDVFQRKNETFKLAAKELNVEDPTEELGRRAPRWIRDHEVTLCMSCQEPFNALTRRRHHCRACGCVVCWKCSDHKAALEYDGNKLNKVCKACYVMLTGRRGERAERKKRRMLESEAQPASCGGVLTGFLRYADSSAVWQQVWCVLTRTDPPVLQLHATPQDVETLLSVPLLGCIIEAPPQELQDRHSFCLKQSNSSHVFSCDGPELKHSWLAALKAAVAGSIRAPPPASDRSVHAVGAGANGNCTSEESESLLNV from the exons ATGGGAAAGCTGCGGACCCCCAGTCCTGTTCAGAAGAGGATGGGCAGCTACAGCTCCGCCAAGAGCTCCAAGTCCTGGCTGGGACTGCACAGGATCTCAGGCGACAAGCCGGAgaggcaggagaagaagaagtctCTGAGCGTGCCCGACCTGATCGTGTACATGAACGAGGACAG GATTCCTGCTGGAGAAGGCGGGTGCTCCCCTCTGAAACTGCTGCAGGCGGCCAGCCGCAATGGGCCCGGCATCACCGTCAAAGCCCCCCCCGACCGCAGGCTCAGCCCCGCGGCGGCCGGCAGGCCGCAGGGGAAACGGTGGTCGGCAGGAAACGGGAGGGGAGCGTGTGAGGAGATGGAGGAAGGCGGGACGCCCACAAGACACGGGTCCAGGTTTTCCTGCGAGTGGACGAAAACCCCCACCGGAGACGAGAGGATTCTCAAGGATCCTCCaggtgaggaagaggagatgAGCGAGCcgaaagaggaagaagactcgGGTCAGAAGCTGTATCAGATAGCGGCTGAACTCCTGCAGACGGAGAGGGCCTACGTGGCTCGTCTTCACCTGCTGGACCAG GTGTTCTGCTCACGTctcacagaggaagcagagcgAGGCTCCTTTCCGCCCGACGTCGTGAGAAATATCTTCTCCAACATTTCTACCATCTACTCCTTCCACAGCCAGTTCCTGCTTCCTGACCTGGAAAACTGCATCTGCCACTG GGGTGGGAGTCCCGGTCTGGGGGAAGCCCTTCTGAAGCACGCGCCCTTCCTGAGGATGTATGCGGACTATGTGAGGAACTTTGATCAGGCCATGGAGCTGCTGAGGACCTGGACCGAGCGCTCATCTGCATTCAGGAGCATCATCCAGGACATTCAG AGGCGGGAGGTGTGTGGCAGCCTCACCCTGCAGCACCACATGCTGGAGCCGGTCCAGAGGGTTCCACGCTATGAGATGCTGCTGAAGGATTACCTGAAGAGGCTCCCCGAGGACAACGCAGATTACCAGCTCGCTCAGA AATCTCTGCAGGTTATTTCCATGGCAGCCACTCACTCGAACAGCGCCATCCAAAAAGCC GAGAGTCTGAAACGGCTGCTGGAGATCTATGAGATGGTtggagaggaggaggtggtgaaCCCCACGAACGAGTTCCTCAGAGAGGGTCGTCTGCTGAAGCTCGCTGCCAGGAACGCCTCGGCCACGGAGAGACACCTGTTCCTG TTCAACAACTtcctgctgtgctgctccccAAAGTTCAGCCTGGTCGGGCAGCGTTTCACAGTCCGCTGCAGGATTGGAGTGGACGGCATGCAGGTGCATCAGACCACCAACGAAGACCACCCGTACACCTTCCAGGTGTCTGGGAAGGAGAGGACCCTGGAGCTGCAGGCCAG CTCTGAGCAGGACCGGGACGAGTGGATCAAG GTGATTCAGGAAGCAATCGATGTGTTTCAGAGGAAAAATGAAACCTTCAAACTGGCTGCGAAGGAGCTGAATGTGGAAGATCCA ACGGAGGAACTTGGCCGCCGGGCTCCCCGCTGGATCCGGGACCACGAGGTGACGCTGTGCATGAGCTGCCAGGAGCCTTTCAACGCGCTCACCAGAAGAAGACACCACTGCCGGGCCTGTGGCTGC GTGGTCTGCTGGAAGTGTTCGGACCACAAAGCGGCTCTGGAGTATGACGGCAACAAGCTGAACAAGGTGTGCAAAGCTTGCTACGTGATGCTGACGGGTCGGAGGGGCGAGAGGGCGGAGCGGAAGAAGAGAAGGATGCTGGAG TCTGAGGCGCAGCCGGCGTCCTGCGGCGGCGTGCTGACGGGGTTCCTGCGGTATGCTGACAGCTCGGCGGTTTGGCAGCAGGTGTGGTGTGTTCTCACCAGGACCGACCCTCCGGTGCTGCAGCTGCACGCCACTCCGCAG GATGTGGAGACGCTGCTCTCTGTTCCTCTGCTCGGCTGCATCATTGAGGCTCCTCCCCAGGAGCTTCAGGACCGGCACAGTTTCTGTCTCAAGCAGTCCAACAGCAGCCACGTCTTCTCCTGCGACGGCCCGGAGCTCAAACACAGCTGGCTGGCTGCTCTGAAGGCTGCTGTGGCGGGCAGCATCCGGGCGCCGCCGCCGGCCTCTGACCGCAGCGTCCACGCTGTGGGAGCTGGAGCAAACGGGAACTGCACGAGTGAGGAATCTGAATCACTCCTGAATGTTTGA